The Natrinema sp. DC36 genome includes the window CGTTCGTTCGGAGAGCCCCTTCGCGCGTGCGGTCCGGACGTAGGCCGCCTCGAGTTCCTGACGCATCGACGACCGCAACAGGCGGGTGATCAGCGCGGCCGAGGCGGTCCCGAGCGTGATCGTCGGCAGGAGCATGAACTTCGCCATCGCGAGGCTCGCGAGTGGCGCGTCTGGCGGGATAACGCGAAACCAGCCCAGCCGAACGCTGAAGACGAACAATAGGATGAGGCCGAGCCAGAAGTTCGGCGTCGCGATCCCGGCCAGCGCCGCGATCCGCCCGAGTTCGTCGGCCGGCTCGCCTTCCCTGACAGCGGCGACGATTCCCGTGGGAATCCCGACCGCGAGCGCGAGCAGCCACGCGGCCCCGCCGAGCGCGAGCGTCGCCGGGAGTCGCCGACCGATCGTCGCCGAGACGTCGCGACCGGTGATCGGCGACTCGCCGAACTCGAGGGTGGCCGCGTCGCCCAGCCACAGCACGTACTGTTTCCAGACCGGCTGGTCGAGGTGGTACTCGGCCCGGATCGACGCCTCGACCGCCGGGCTAACGTCCTGAAAACCGATGATCGCGTCGACCGCGTCGCCCGGCAACAGGTGGACGAACGAAAAGGTCAGTGCGGTGACGCCGAAGAGGACCGGCGCGGTGACCAACAACCGCGTCCAGACGTATCGGCCGAGCGTCATTGGTGGGAGTAGAGTGTAACGTTAGTTCGGACGGACGTACTCGTCGGCGATCGTCTCCTGAAACGACTCGCTCGCGTACTCCTCGAGCAGCGGTGAGACCGGCGTGTACGCCAGTTGGCCGATGCCGCGGTAGACGTTCTCGAGGATTCGTTCGCGCGGAAGCAACATGTTACAGCCGCGACGGACCGACCGCTCGGAAAACGGCGCGCGGTAGGTGGGGTAGATCACCATATCGAAGCCGCCGCCGACGTGGCGCCCGACACCGTAGGCCGCGTCGCTCTCGAAATCGGCGACGCTCGCCGACGGCACGCCGTAACTGAAGTGGATGTTCCCGGCCTCGAGTGCGCCCTGTCGGGACGACTTCTCGGTGATAATCTCGAGCGTGACGGTTTCGATCGGTGCCGTCTCGGGGACCGCTTTGTTCCCCTCGAACCAGTGATCGTCGAAGCGCTCCATTCGCCAGTGGTTGTCGCTCTCGTGTTCGACGAACCGGTAGGGACCGGTTCCAACGGGCTCCGACTCGAGGTCGTGTTCGCCGTCGATCACCGCCATCGGAACGATCGAGACGTTGAACAGCGCGCTCTCGAAGGGGCCGTACTCCCGCGAGCAACTGATCTCGATCGTCTCGTCGTCGACGACTTCGCTGGTCTCGTACCAGTCGTAGACGTCGTTCTCTCGCGGCGTTCCCTCGTAGCGCTCGAGCGAGCCTCTGACGTGGGCCGCAGTGAGCTCTTCGCCGTTGTGGAACCGGACGCCCTCGCGGAGGGTGAATCGATACGTCATCCCGTCGCCTCCCCCGTCGTCGATCCGTTCCCAGTCGGTGGCGAGCATCGGTCGAATCTCGCCGTCGAAGTCGACGCCGACGAGTTGCTCGTAAAGCAGCGCCGTCGCCTGACTGGAGACGGTCCCGTTTATCGTGACGGGATCGTAGTTCGTGACGTCGCTCCCGAGGTCGCCGACGAACTCGGACCCCTCTTCGAGTTCGGTGTAGACCCCGGCCCAGGGCGCGTATATCGCGTAGTACGTCCCCGGCCGAAGCGGATACGTCTCCCAACCGCTGACGACGTCGCCGTCCCAGACGTGAGTCGCTTCGCTGAAGCGAACGAACGACGCCGGCGAGTCGGCGACCAGTTTCTCCTGCAGGTTTCGGTAGATCTCGACGCGGTCCTCCTGATTGGTTTCGGTGAGACCGGCGTTGATATACTCGTCGACGGTCTCATCGGAGTAGTGGCCGACGTTGGATCCGTTCGGCGTGTGATCGTCCGAGTGAAAGAGCATGTCGACGTAGTTGCTCGGATCCCAGCCGCCGGTCCAGCTCGAGACGAACATGGCGTTTTCATTTTGCTCGGCCGCGGCGAACATCATATCGACGTGGGAGCCGAAATCCTGAGAGGTGATCGAGATGTCGAAAAAGCCGGTCCCGTTGAGTTCGCTCCGGAGAAGCTGTGCGAACTTGTTTCGTTCCTCGTCTTCGGTAATAGCGATCGTGGTTTCGAACGGCGGCTCGACGTCCGCCGCCTCGAACCCCTCCTGTATCAGCTCCTCGGCTGGGCCGTCGGCCGTGACGCTGTTGGATCTGATACAGCCAGCGAGTCCCGCGATCCCGGCCGCCCCCGCACGCTTCAGGAGTGAACGCCGTCGCAGACGACCGCGTTCACTCGGCCCGACACTATTCCCTGACATAGTCGTAGAGTTCTGATCCTGCGAACATATTCCTTGTGTTGGCTAGACACGGAACGGCTCGAAAT containing:
- a CDS encoding ABC transporter permease: MTLGRYVWTRLLVTAPVLFGVTALTFSFVHLLPGDAVDAIIGFQDVSPAVEASIRAEYHLDQPVWKQYVLWLGDAATLEFGESPITGRDVSATIGRRLPATLALGGAAWLLALAVGIPTGIVAAVREGEPADELGRIAALAGIATPNFWLGLILLFVFSVRLGWFRVIPPDAPLASLAMAKFMLLPTITLGTASAALITRLLRSSMRQELEAAYVRTARAKGLSERTVILKHVLRNALLPVVTVAGLQLAFLVDGAVVVEQIFSWPGMGRLLVRSILRRDYTVIQAAVLVIGVAIVFANLLVDVVYAILDPRIRY
- a CDS encoding ABC transporter substrate-binding protein, which codes for MSGNSVGPSERGRLRRRSLLKRAGAAGIAGLAGCIRSNSVTADGPAEELIQEGFEAADVEPPFETTIAITEDEERNKFAQLLRSELNGTGFFDISITSQDFGSHVDMMFAAAEQNENAMFVSSWTGGWDPSNYVDMLFHSDDHTPNGSNVGHYSDETVDEYINAGLTETNQEDRVEIYRNLQEKLVADSPASFVRFSEATHVWDGDVVSGWETYPLRPGTYYAIYAPWAGVYTELEEGSEFVGDLGSDVTNYDPVTINGTVSSQATALLYEQLVGVDFDGEIRPMLATDWERIDDGGGDGMTYRFTLREGVRFHNGEELTAAHVRGSLERYEGTPRENDVYDWYETSEVVDDETIEISCSREYGPFESALFNVSIVPMAVIDGEHDLESEPVGTGPYRFVEHESDNHWRMERFDDHWFEGNKAVPETAPIETVTLEIITEKSSRQGALEAGNIHFSYGVPSASVADFESDAAYGVGRHVGGGFDMVIYPTYRAPFSERSVRRGCNMLLPRERILENVYRGIGQLAYTPVSPLLEEYASESFQETIADEYVRPN